From Halomicrobium salinisoli, the proteins below share one genomic window:
- a CDS encoding universal stress protein, producing the protein MYDNILVPTDGSDAARAAVDHAVDLAGKYDATIHALYVVDVNATHYSLGTEQIDRIRQGRLDEMEEVREDADEATGYVADAAAEHGLEVVEHVTAGEPARAIRKFVEDNDIGLVVMGSHGRSGLSRVVLGSVAETVLRRTHVPVLVVDVHGETGSSVVEDEEGGQP; encoded by the coding sequence ATGTACGACAACATCCTCGTCCCGACGGACGGCAGCGACGCGGCCCGCGCGGCGGTCGACCACGCGGTCGACCTCGCGGGCAAGTACGACGCGACGATCCACGCGCTGTACGTGGTCGACGTCAACGCGACCCACTACTCGCTGGGGACCGAACAGATCGACCGGATCCGCCAGGGACGGCTCGACGAGATGGAGGAGGTCCGCGAGGACGCCGACGAGGCGACCGGCTACGTGGCCGACGCCGCGGCGGAGCACGGCCTCGAGGTCGTCGAGCACGTCACCGCCGGCGAACCAGCCAGAGCGATCCGGAAGTTCGTCGAGGACAACGACATCGGCCTCGTCGTGATGGGATCGCACGGTCGCTCGGGCCTCTCGCGGGTCGTGCTCGGCAGCGTCGCCGAGACGGTGCTGCGGCGCACCCACGTACCCGTCCTCGTGGTCGACGTCCACGGTGAGACCGGATCGTCCGTGGTCGAGGACGAGGAGGGCGGACAGCCGTGA
- a CDS encoding AbrB/MazE/SpoVT family DNA-binding domain-containing protein: MSNSVEDETTVNDSYSVTVPASVRSEADLEAGDRLRWRVDEDGDLHVEVVKRRRGAFSELDPVELDEETNAAEDHDTVAGEY; the protein is encoded by the coding sequence ATGTCCAACAGCGTCGAAGACGAGACGACCGTCAACGACAGCTACTCGGTGACAGTCCCCGCGAGCGTGCGAAGCGAGGCCGACCTGGAGGCCGGCGACAGGCTCCGATGGCGCGTCGACGAGGACGGTGACCTTCACGTCGAGGTCGTGAAGCGGCGCCGCGGTGCGTTCTCGGAGCTCGATCCGGTCGAACTTGACGAGGAGACGAACGCGGCCGAGGACCACGACACCGTCGCCGGCGAGTACTGA
- a CDS encoding CBS domain-containing protein → MIVTVTVDDVMQSPVETVAPETTLEEAAAHMDDRPIGSVVVVEDGEPVGILTEADVVDAFVSGADRGGAVTDSMSSPVTTVELGTTVDAAAALMEETGVSKLPVVDGGELVGIVTAVDLSYYIPALTHATGAVEHSERRRDVRPDTAYEDDDWAFDSYGPDDEVIEVGDSVEFSKTIDAADVEAFAEASGDTNRLHLDAEYAAETRFGERIAHGTLVAGTVSAALARLPGLTIYLSQETAYQGPVPLDDRVTASCEVVEDLGKDRYRLTTQVENGDGETVIDGDAVVLSDPIPDV, encoded by the coding sequence ATGATCGTCACCGTCACCGTCGACGACGTGATGCAGTCCCCGGTCGAGACCGTCGCGCCGGAGACGACGCTCGAGGAGGCCGCCGCGCACATGGACGACCGGCCGATCGGTTCCGTCGTGGTGGTCGAGGACGGCGAGCCCGTGGGGATCCTCACCGAGGCGGACGTGGTCGACGCCTTCGTGTCGGGGGCCGACCGCGGCGGCGCGGTCACCGACTCGATGAGTTCGCCCGTGACCACCGTCGAACTGGGCACGACCGTCGACGCCGCCGCGGCCCTGATGGAGGAGACCGGCGTGTCGAAGCTCCCGGTCGTCGACGGCGGGGAACTGGTCGGCATCGTCACCGCGGTCGACCTCTCGTACTACATCCCCGCGCTGACGCACGCCACCGGCGCCGTGGAGCACTCCGAGCGCCGCCGCGACGTCCGGCCGGACACCGCCTACGAGGACGACGACTGGGCGTTCGATAGCTACGGGCCCGACGACGAGGTCATCGAGGTCGGCGACAGCGTGGAGTTCTCGAAGACCATCGACGCCGCCGACGTCGAGGCGTTCGCCGAGGCCAGCGGCGACACGAACCGCCTGCACCTCGACGCGGAGTACGCCGCCGAGACGCGCTTCGGCGAGCGCATCGCCCACGGAACGCTCGTGGCCGGGACCGTCAGCGCCGCGCTCGCGCGCCTGCCGGGGCTGACCATCTACCTCTCCCAGGAGACCGCCTACCAGGGGCCGGTGCCCCTCGACGACCGCGTCACCGCCAGCTGCGAGGTCGTCGAGGACCTCGGGAAGGACCGCTACCGGCTGACCACGCAGGTCGAGAACGGCGACGGCGAGACGGTCATCGACGGCGACGCGGTCGTGCTGAGCGATCCGATCCCGGACGTGTAG
- a CDS encoding nucleoside recognition protein — protein sequence MQSLAAAAPIADVLVDSVAPRVASIAAFVAAGVFLANLAVAFGLVDRIAALSQYLTDPANLPREVGTAILATTASPTAGYGMLAEFRESGVLDDRATLVAVTINTFFGFAQHIFTFYAPVLIPILGLRVGLLYVGARAAISLSITLVGLLAGALLLSDRNVDRGRAAEVDAHAPDGGETTAREKVREAAASTAEKLRSILPRLAVVYTAVALVVARYDVQQLTAVADPLTAPLGLPGAAPSVVAVFAVDTTSGALFVAPLIADGVFTPRQAVATMLLGGIVSFAFSTFKRSIPFQYGIWGAEFGSKVIAVNTALKVVFIGLAVAVLLVP from the coding sequence GTGCAGTCGCTGGCCGCCGCGGCACCGATCGCCGACGTGCTCGTCGACAGCGTCGCTCCCCGCGTCGCCTCCATCGCCGCCTTCGTCGCGGCCGGGGTGTTCCTGGCGAACCTGGCGGTCGCGTTCGGCCTCGTCGACCGGATCGCCGCCCTCTCGCAGTACCTGACCGACCCCGCCAACCTCCCCCGGGAGGTCGGCACCGCCATCCTCGCGACGACGGCCTCGCCGACCGCGGGCTACGGGATGCTCGCCGAGTTCCGGGAGTCGGGCGTGCTGGACGACCGCGCCACGCTCGTGGCCGTCACCATCAACACGTTCTTCGGCTTCGCCCAGCACATCTTCACCTTCTACGCGCCCGTCCTGATCCCGATCCTCGGCCTGCGCGTGGGGCTGCTGTACGTCGGGGCCAGGGCGGCCATCTCGCTCTCGATCACCCTGGTGGGTCTCCTCGCCGGAGCCCTCCTCCTCTCGGACCGGAACGTCGACCGCGGGCGCGCGGCCGAGGTGGACGCGCACGCGCCCGACGGCGGCGAGACGACGGCCCGGGAGAAGGTCCGGGAGGCCGCCGCGTCGACGGCCGAGAAGCTCCGCTCGATCCTGCCGCGCCTGGCGGTCGTCTACACCGCGGTCGCCCTCGTCGTCGCCCGGTACGACGTCCAGCAGCTCACCGCCGTCGCCGACCCCCTGACGGCCCCGCTGGGGCTGCCCGGCGCGGCCCCGTCCGTCGTCGCCGTGTTCGCCGTCGACACCACCAGCGGCGCCCTCTTCGTCGCGCCGCTGATCGCGGACGGCGTCTTCACGCCGCGCCAGGCCGTCGCCACGATGCTGCTCGGCGGCATCGTCTCCTTCGCCTTCTCCACGTTCAAGCGATCGATCCCCTTCCAGTACGGCATCTGGGGCGCCGAGTTCGGCTCGAAGGTGATCGCCGTCAACACGGCGCTGAAGGTCGTCTTCATCGGACTGGCCGTGGCGGTGCTGCTGGTGCCGTGA
- a CDS encoding signal recognition particle protein Srp54: MVLDDLGSSLRGTLDDLRGKSRISEEDVEDVVREIQRSLLQADVDVGLVQELSDNIETRALEEEPPGGTTPRDWVLRIVYEELVDLVGESTDIPLEDQTIMLAGLYGSGKTTTAAKMAWWFSTKGLRPAIIQTDTDRPGAYDQSKQMAENAEVDFYGDPDEDDPVAIAERGLEETSDADVRIVDTAGRDGLNEELIEQIERIGAAVNPDRNLLVIDAAMGQSAKDQAQEFEEAIGIDGVAITKLDGTAKGGGALAAVDQTDSTIAFLGTGETVKDIERFEPSGFISRLLGMGDLKQLTERVERAMHETQDEEEGEWDPEDMLEGQFTLNDMRKQMEAMNNMGPLDQVLDMIPGLGGGLMDQLPDDAMDVTQERMRDFEVVMDSMTEEELENPRVVGQSRTERIAKGSGKPEERVRELLQQHRQMEQMLKQFQGMGDGDMERMMQQMQGGGGGPGGGGGGMGGLGGGGGGPFGD, from the coding sequence ATGGTACTCGACGATCTCGGGAGCTCTCTCCGGGGGACGCTCGACGACCTCAGGGGGAAGTCCCGCATCTCCGAGGAGGACGTCGAGGACGTCGTCCGGGAGATCCAGCGGTCGCTGCTCCAGGCCGACGTCGACGTCGGCCTCGTCCAGGAGCTGTCGGACAACATCGAGACGCGCGCCCTCGAGGAGGAACCGCCCGGGGGGACGACGCCCCGCGACTGGGTGCTGCGCATCGTCTACGAGGAGCTCGTGGACCTCGTCGGCGAGTCCACCGATATCCCCCTCGAGGACCAGACGATCATGCTGGCGGGCCTGTACGGGTCGGGGAAGACGACGACGGCGGCGAAGATGGCCTGGTGGTTCTCCACGAAGGGGCTGCGGCCGGCGATCATCCAGACCGACACGGACCGGCCGGGCGCCTACGACCAGTCCAAGCAGATGGCCGAGAACGCCGAGGTGGACTTCTACGGCGACCCCGACGAGGACGACCCGGTGGCCATCGCCGAGCGCGGCCTGGAGGAGACGAGCGACGCCGACGTCCGCATCGTGGACACGGCGGGCCGGGACGGCCTCAACGAGGAGCTGATCGAGCAGATCGAGCGCATCGGCGCGGCGGTGAACCCGGACCGGAACCTGCTGGTGATCGACGCGGCGATGGGCCAGTCCGCGAAGGACCAGGCCCAGGAGTTCGAGGAGGCCATCGGCATCGACGGCGTCGCCATCACCAAGCTCGACGGGACGGCGAAGGGTGGGGGCGCGCTGGCGGCCGTCGACCAGACCGACTCCACCATCGCCTTCCTGGGCACCGGGGAGACGGTCAAGGACATCGAGCGCTTCGAGCCCTCGGGGTTCATCTCCCGCCTGCTCGGCATGGGCGACCTCAAGCAGCTCACCGAGCGGGTCGAGCGGGCGATGCACGAGACCCAGGACGAGGAGGAGGGCGAGTGGGACCCCGAGGACATGCTGGAGGGGCAGTTCACCCTCAACGACATGCGCAAGCAGATGGAGGCGATGAACAACATGGGCCCGCTCGACCAGGTGCTCGACATGATCCCGGGCCTCGGCGGCGGGCTGATGGACCAGCTGCCCGACGACGCGATGGACGTCACCCAGGAGCGGATGCGCGACTTCGAGGTCGTCATGGACTCGATGACCGAGGAAGAACTGGAGAACCCCCGCGTCGTCGGCCAGAGCCGCACCGAGCGCATCGCGAAGGGCTCGGGCAAGCCCGAGGAGCGGGTGCGCGAACTGCTCCAGCAGCACCGCCAGATGGAGCAGATGCTCAAGCAGTTCCAGGGCATGGGCGACGGCGACATGGAGCGGATGATGCAGCAGATGCAGGGCGGTGGCGGCGGCCCCGGCGGCGGTGGCGGTGGCATGGGCGGCCTCGGCGGCGGTGGCGGCGGTCCCTTCGGGGACTGA
- a CDS encoding type II toxin-antitoxin system VapC family toxin — translation MATALIDSNVLIGARVATDQHHETGHAIATGIDGGSLPTGRIPDDVLSEVLNYLHTRAGNKVAVETLDAIQASVDFEVDGTTKTDFDAGRSLFRQYDGLSFTDAVIAAYMRRTGIDYLYSFDDDFDAVDGVTRLDTATNPFA, via the coding sequence ATGGCGACGGCACTGATCGACTCGAACGTCCTGATCGGCGCGCGGGTCGCTACGGATCAGCACCACGAGACCGGCCACGCGATAGCGACCGGGATTGACGGGGGATCGCTCCCGACCGGCCGGATACCCGACGACGTCCTGTCGGAGGTACTCAACTACCTCCACACGAGAGCCGGTAACAAAGTCGCCGTCGAAACGCTGGACGCGATCCAGGCGAGCGTGGACTTCGAGGTTGACGGGACGACCAAGACCGACTTCGACGCCGGTCGATCGCTGTTCCGCCAGTACGATGGGCTATCGTTCACCGACGCCGTCATCGCGGCCTACATGCGTCGGACTGGGATCGACTACCTCTACAGCTTCGACGACGACTTCGACGCCGTTGACGGGGTCACCCGGCTAGATACGGCGACGAACCCGTTCGCCTGA
- a CDS encoding sodium:solute symporter family transporter, whose protein sequence is MTGAALLQGGLLPEGLNVSFKLLPSILVLSMLGLFLAIGYVFRVADTEGMWVAGRSIGNVENGMAIGANWMSAASYLGMAATIALSGIYGLSFVVGWSTGYFILLIFMAAQMRRFGKYTAPDFVGDRFNSDTARAIAAVTTFLIGFVYAIGQARGMGLVGLYIFGDIGIPGLSGYQSMVVFMMAITVGYLTLSGMLGATKNMAVQYVILIVAFLVGLYAVGFTQGYSTLLPQLEYGRLISELSTEFSAPFVNESYYLWIATAFTLVVGTCGLPHVLVRFYTVESERTARWSTVWGLFFILLLYLSAPAFAAFGTDLFAANVGPVYGEGGMSSAAGDVIVVLAAQLANLPQWFVGFVAAGGIAAAIATTAGLFIAGSSAISHDIYTNIINPDATQREQVLVGRLSIIALGIITTLAALDPAAPIAALVSYAFSLAGAVLFPMFFLGLWWENTNRQGALTGMTTGLVIWFIPMLNEVAPNYGLFSGMAGEAGVISPALAQWVPAVGSALVATPIVFIVTIAVSLMTDEPDLETKKMVRQCHSPEPMGQQQTAEDVISTDGGETPADD, encoded by the coding sequence ATGACCGGCGCCGCACTCCTCCAGGGCGGGCTCCTCCCCGAGGGCCTGAACGTCTCGTTCAAGCTCCTGCCGTCGATCCTCGTGCTGTCGATGCTGGGGCTGTTCCTGGCCATCGGGTACGTGTTCCGCGTGGCCGACACCGAGGGCATGTGGGTCGCCGGCCGATCGATCGGCAACGTCGAGAACGGGATGGCGATCGGCGCCAACTGGATGTCGGCCGCCTCCTATCTGGGAATGGCGGCGACGATCGCCCTGTCGGGGATCTACGGGCTCTCGTTCGTCGTCGGCTGGTCGACCGGCTACTTCATCCTGCTGATCTTCATGGCCGCGCAGATGCGCCGGTTCGGGAAGTACACGGCGCCGGACTTCGTCGGCGACCGCTTCAACTCCGACACCGCGCGTGCCATCGCCGCGGTCACCACGTTCCTGATCGGCTTCGTGTACGCCATCGGGCAGGCCCGCGGCATGGGCCTGGTCGGCCTGTACATCTTCGGCGACATCGGCATCCCCGGCCTGTCCGGCTACCAGTCGATGGTCGTCTTCATGATGGCCATCACCGTCGGCTACCTGACGCTGTCGGGCATGCTGGGCGCGACGAAGAACATGGCCGTCCAGTACGTGATCCTCATCGTCGCGTTCCTGGTGGGGCTGTACGCCGTCGGCTTCACGCAGGGCTACTCGACCCTGCTGCCGCAGCTCGAGTACGGCCGGCTGATAAGCGAACTCAGCACCGAGTTCAGCGCGCCGTTCGTCAACGAGAGCTACTACCTGTGGATCGCGACCGCGTTCACGCTGGTGGTCGGAACCTGCGGGCTGCCGCACGTGCTGGTGCGGTTCTACACGGTCGAGAGCGAGCGGACCGCCCGCTGGTCGACCGTGTGGGGACTGTTCTTCATCCTCCTGCTGTACCTGTCGGCGCCCGCGTTCGCGGCGTTCGGCACCGACCTCTTCGCGGCCAACGTCGGTCCCGTCTACGGCGAGGGCGGGATGTCCAGCGCCGCGGGTGACGTGATCGTCGTGCTCGCGGCACAGCTGGCAAACCTGCCCCAGTGGTTCGTCGGGTTCGTGGCTGCCGGCGGCATCGCGGCCGCCATCGCCACGACGGCCGGCCTGTTCATCGCCGGCTCGTCGGCCATCTCCCACGACATCTACACCAACATCATCAACCCGGACGCCACGCAGCGCGAGCAGGTGCTCGTCGGCCGTCTGAGCATCATCGCGCTCGGTATCATCACGACGCTGGCCGCGCTGGACCCGGCGGCGCCCATCGCCGCGCTGGTGTCCTACGCGTTCTCGCTGGCCGGCGCCGTCCTGTTCCCGATGTTCTTCCTCGGCCTGTGGTGGGAGAACACGAACCGCCAGGGCGCCCTGACCGGCATGACCACCGGCCTGGTCATCTGGTTCATCCCGATGCTCAACGAGGTGGCCCCGAACTACGGGCTGTTCAGCGGGATGGCCGGCGAGGCCGGCGTCATCTCGCCCGCGCTCGCCCAGTGGGTGCCCGCCGTGGGCTCGGCGCTGGTGGCCACGCCGATCGTCTTCATCGTCACCATCGCCGTCTCGCTGATGACTGACGAACCGGACCTGGAGACCAAGAAGATGGTCCGCCAGTGTCACAGCCCGGAGCCGATGGGCCAGCAGCAGACCGCCGAGGACGTCATCAGCACCGACGGGGGCGAGACCCCCGCGGACGACTGA
- a CDS encoding thermonuclease family protein: MHRSASAVALVAAVLVLAGCSAVAPTTPTPTAVGGDAAGEAIPDGADTQRATVTRVVDGDTIEVRAGGETDTVRLVGVDAPEARGETNPAEFEGVPDTAAGRACLARAADNATAALADLVADRDVTLAVDPLTDRRDRYDRLLAHVVVDGTNANHRLVETGRARVYDTEFALADRFYASERAAQDQRRGLWSCADQPTGDTDLQLRVRADAPGDDRENPNGEYVALVAGDDAVDVGGWTVSDEAGREFTFPEGTTVPANGSVRLYSGFGEDTATEFYWHEGAVWNNDGDTAFVRDADGDLVLEHSY, encoded by the coding sequence ATGCATCGGTCGGCGTCCGCGGTCGCGCTCGTCGCCGCGGTCCTCGTCCTCGCCGGTTGCAGCGCCGTCGCGCCGACCACGCCCACGCCGACCGCGGTCGGCGGCGACGCGGCCGGCGAAGCGATCCCCGACGGCGCGGACACGCAGCGAGCGACCGTGACCCGCGTCGTCGACGGCGACACGATCGAGGTCCGCGCCGGCGGCGAGACCGACACCGTCCGGCTGGTCGGCGTCGACGCGCCCGAGGCCCGGGGCGAGACGAACCCCGCGGAGTTCGAGGGCGTCCCCGACACGGCCGCCGGCCGCGCGTGCCTCGCTCGTGCGGCCGACAACGCAACCGCAGCGCTCGCCGACCTGGTCGCCGACCGCGACGTGACCCTGGCCGTCGACCCCCTGACCGACCGCCGCGACCGCTACGACCGCCTGCTGGCCCACGTCGTCGTGGACGGGACCAACGCGAACCACCGCCTCGTCGAGACCGGTCGCGCCCGCGTCTACGACACCGAGTTCGCCCTCGCCGATCGCTTCTACGCCAGCGAGCGCGCCGCCCAGGACCAGCGACGCGGGCTCTGGAGTTGCGCCGATCAGCCGACCGGCGACACGGACCTGCAACTCCGGGTCCGCGCCGACGCGCCCGGCGACGACCGCGAGAACCCCAACGGCGAGTACGTCGCACTCGTCGCGGGCGACGACGCCGTCGACGTCGGCGGCTGGACCGTCTCCGACGAGGCCGGCCGCGAGTTCACTTTCCCCGAGGGGACCACCGTGCCCGCCAACGGTAGCGTGCGACTGTACTCCGGCTTCGGCGAGGACACCGCCACCGAGTTCTACTGGCACGAAGGGGCCGTCTGGAACAACGACGGCGACACCGCCTTCGTCCGCGACGCGGACGGCGACCTCGTGCTCGAACACTCGTACTGA
- a CDS encoding universal stress protein gives MYQIVAGIDASEDRAAAAADAITDLPLADDSARVTLLHAFDDGEEGSVEDVPSVRRARDALAEADLEVTCAGATGDPADAIMERADEVDADMIVVAGRKRTPAGKVLFGSVTQSVILGTDRPVFVCSAGEVL, from the coding sequence ATGTACCAGATCGTCGCGGGGATCGACGCGAGCGAGGACCGGGCCGCGGCGGCCGCGGACGCGATCACCGACCTGCCGCTGGCGGACGACTCGGCCCGCGTCACGCTGCTGCACGCCTTCGACGACGGCGAGGAGGGATCGGTCGAGGACGTCCCCTCCGTGCGGCGGGCGCGGGACGCCCTCGCCGAGGCGGACCTCGAGGTGACCTGCGCCGGAGCGACCGGCGATCCCGCGGACGCGATCATGGAGCGGGCCGACGAGGTCGACGCGGACATGATCGTCGTGGCCGGGCGCAAGCGCACGCCCGCGGGCAAGGTCCTGTTCGGCAGCGTGACCCAGAGCGTGATCCTCGGGACGGACCGGCCCGTGTTCGTCTGCAGCGCGGGTGAGGTCCTCTAG
- a CDS encoding methyltransferase family protein produces the protein MAQPLFLQPPYLWILYATAGLVALREVITRRIWRADEEERIDRGSFRVLWAATTGGTAVAVLFPFAGVGQVGAPVLSFWLGIALMLGGFLFRMYAMLTLGRLFSHRVAVKDDHEVIVRGPYRWVRHPSYTGAIVTYLGIGVVTGNWVSVCAVLAGALAGYGHRIRIEERALRAELDGYEAYAERTPYRLVPGIW, from the coding sequence ATGGCTCAGCCGCTGTTCCTGCAACCGCCGTACCTCTGGATCCTCTACGCCACGGCCGGGCTGGTCGCGCTGCGGGAAGTGATCACCCGGCGCATCTGGCGCGCCGACGAGGAGGAGCGGATCGACCGCGGCTCCTTCCGCGTGCTCTGGGCCGCCACGACCGGGGGCACCGCCGTCGCCGTCCTGTTCCCCTTCGCCGGCGTCGGGCAGGTCGGTGCGCCCGTGCTCTCGTTCTGGCTCGGCATCGCGCTGATGCTCGGCGGCTTCCTGTTTCGAATGTACGCGATGCTGACGCTCGGGCGGCTGTTCTCCCACCGCGTCGCCGTCAAGGACGACCACGAGGTGATCGTGAGGGGACCGTACCGATGGGTCCGCCACCCCTCGTACACCGGCGCTATCGTCACCTACCTGGGCATCGGCGTCGTCACCGGGAACTGGGTGAGCGTCTGCGCCGTCCTGGCGGGCGCCCTGGCCGGCTACGGTCACCGGATCCGGATCGAGGAGCGCGCACTCCGCGCCGAACTGGACGGCTACGAGGCCTACGCCGAGCGCACGCCCTACCGGCTGGTGCCCGGGATCTGGTAG
- a CDS encoding magnesium transporter, with the protein MTVREVAAEAYRETLPVLAVSAVGGLFAGLVLGGMEAELERVAGLLVIVPALLATRGNVYGSLGARLGSALHQGLVEPAFTAGNDRLNAAVAAALANGVLVSGYAAVLAIPVLWLLGRPAAGVWTLLGIALLAGFVSGLLLTVAVVSVVFVGYRRGLNPDTLAGPVVTTTGDVVGIATLLAATRVVLALGGG; encoded by the coding sequence ATGACCGTCCGCGAGGTCGCCGCCGAGGCCTATCGGGAGACGCTGCCCGTCCTTGCGGTCAGCGCGGTCGGCGGACTCTTCGCGGGCCTGGTACTGGGCGGGATGGAGGCAGAACTGGAGCGCGTCGCCGGCCTGCTGGTGATCGTCCCGGCGCTTCTGGCCACGCGGGGCAACGTCTATGGATCGCTGGGCGCGCGGCTGGGGTCCGCGCTCCACCAGGGACTCGTCGAGCCGGCGTTCACCGCCGGGAACGACCGGCTGAACGCCGCCGTCGCGGCCGCGCTGGCCAACGGCGTGCTCGTCAGCGGCTACGCCGCCGTGCTGGCGATTCCGGTCCTCTGGCTGCTCGGACGGCCGGCCGCCGGCGTCTGGACGCTGCTCGGCATCGCGCTGCTGGCGGGGTTCGTCTCCGGCCTGCTGCTGACCGTCGCCGTCGTCTCCGTCGTCTTCGTCGGCTACCGCCGCGGACTGAACCCCGACACGCTGGCCGGGCCGGTGGTCACCACCACCGGGGACGTCGTCGGCATCGCGACGCTTTTGGCCGCCACGCGGGTCGTGCTCGCGCTGGGGGGTGGCTAG
- a CDS encoding DUF4212 domain-containing protein, with product MNDSEQGGAESESREYRTDGGTATARERSVDYLDAEVNIFKPSTPFMRDHLRIIWTGFVAWALIVFGPVTLTAIVPDAMSTPMPVLGFPLHYFLIAIGAPGGSLLLAFWYARKRDALDEKYGIDHAVTEGSADEDAVAADGGSDA from the coding sequence ATGAACGATAGTGAACAAGGCGGAGCAGAGAGCGAGTCGCGCGAGTACCGCACCGACGGCGGTACAGCGACGGCCCGCGAACGATCGGTCGACTACCTCGACGCCGAGGTGAACATCTTCAAGCCGTCGACGCCGTTCATGCGGGACCACCTGCGGATCATCTGGACCGGATTCGTAGCGTGGGCGTTGATCGTATTCGGTCCGGTAACGCTGACGGCCATCGTACCCGACGCGATGTCGACGCCGATGCCCGTACTCGGGTTCCCGTTGCACTACTTCCTGATCGCGATCGGCGCGCCGGGCGGGTCGCTGCTCCTGGCGTTCTGGTACGCCCGGAAGCGCGATGCGCTCGATGAGAAGTACGGCATCGATCACGCCGTAACCGAGGGCAGCGCCGACGAGGACGCCGTCGCGGCCGACGGGGGGTCTGACGCATGA
- a CDS encoding magnesium transporter, with product MAGDLSSWSVRGITRTMLPILLVLTTIELVSGLVLETVEETLLTYPTLLVLVPVTIGMAGNLGSVLAARLSTAVHLGLLSFEPTDDRMAGNAAATVALSLTVFPLVGAAAWALQSLVGGATLEPWTVVAVASISGLVLAVLAVLVTVATTYAAYRFRLDPDDVVIPVVTNVCDVLGVLVLLAVFRLLV from the coding sequence GTGGCCGGCGACCTCTCCTCGTGGTCGGTCCGCGGGATCACGCGGACGATGCTCCCGATCCTGCTCGTGCTGACCACCATCGAACTGGTCAGCGGCCTCGTGCTGGAGACCGTCGAGGAGACGCTGCTGACCTACCCGACGCTCCTGGTGCTCGTGCCGGTCACCATCGGCATGGCCGGCAACCTCGGGAGCGTCCTGGCGGCCCGCCTCTCGACCGCGGTCCACCTGGGGCTGCTCTCCTTCGAGCCGACCGACGACCGCATGGCCGGCAACGCCGCGGCCACCGTCGCCCTGTCGCTGACGGTGTTCCCGCTCGTCGGCGCGGCCGCGTGGGCGCTGCAGTCGCTCGTCGGCGGGGCGACGCTGGAACCCTGGACCGTCGTCGCCGTCGCCTCGATCAGCGGCCTCGTGCTGGCGGTGCTCGCGGTACTGGTGACCGTCGCGACGACCTACGCCGCCTACCGCTTCCGTCTGGACCCGGACGACGTCGTCATCCCCGTGGTCACGAACGTCTGCGACGTCCTCGGCGTGCTCGTCCTCCTCGCCGTCTTCCGGTTGCTCGTGTAG